From Lemur catta isolate mLemCat1 chromosome 19, mLemCat1.pri, whole genome shotgun sequence, a single genomic window includes:
- the APBB2 gene encoding amyloid beta precursor protein binding family B member 2 isoform X5, giving the protein MAERKNAKALACSAVHERTSATLDVPLQVDFPTPKTELVQKFHVQYLGMLPVDRPVGMDTLNSAIETLMASSDREDWLAVNMSVADATVTVISEKSEEEVLVECRVRFLSFMGVGRDVHTFAFIMDTGSQRFECHVFWCEPNAGNVSEAVQAACMLRYQKCLVARPPSQKVRPPPPPADSVTRRVTTNVKRGVLSLIDTLKQKRPVTETP; this is encoded by the exons ATGGCGGAGCGGAAGAATGCCAAAGCCCTGGCCTGCAGCGCTGTGCACGAGAGGACCAGCGCGACCCTCGACGTCCCTCTGCAAG TAGATTTTCCAACACCAAAGACTGAGCTGGTCCAGAAGTTCCACGTGCAGTACCTGGGCATGTTACCTGTGGACAGACCAGTCG GAATGGACACCCTGAACAGCGCCATAGAGACTCTCATGGCGTCGTCCGACAGGGAGGATTGGCTGGCGGTGAACATGAGCGTGGCCGATGCCACCGTGACCGTCATCAGTGAAAAG AGTGAAGAGGAGGTCCTGGTGGAGTGCCGCGTGCGGTTCCTGTCCTTCATGGGCGTCGGCAGGGACGTCCACACCTTCGCCTTCATCATGGACACGGGCAGCCAGCGCTTCGAGTGCCACGTGTTCTGGTGCGAGCCCAACGCCGGCAACGTGTCCGAGGCGGTACAGGCCGCCTGCATG CTACGCTATCAGAAGTGCTTGGTGGCCAGGCCTCCCTCACAGAAAGTGCGGCCACCGCCGCCGCCGGCAGACTCGGTGACCAGGAGGGTCACAACCAATGTGAAGCGCGGGGTCTTATCCCTCATTGACACTTTGAAACAGAAACGCCCGGTCACAGAGACGCCGTAG